A window of Bombina bombina isolate aBomBom1 chromosome 5, aBomBom1.pri, whole genome shotgun sequence genomic DNA:
gtgttatatgtgtgtgtgacttatCTGGCAAATTTGCTTTGACATGTTTGTGTATTGTATGAAAAACAGACATTCGCAGTTTTCTTTTAGTTGTAAGtgaagggtttttatttttatagtgacaTCTGTAATCGAGTTCCATTTTAAAAAATAGGAGTATATCTCTTAAGTGACTATGTATACAGAGTATCAATATTAACAATAACTAATACATTTTATAGCAGATTGAAAAGGCCCTTTATCCTGTAAAttttctttacaaaataaataacacaGATTAAAGTAGAATGTGTTATAAATAAGTTAATGCTAGATCTGGAGTCTAATTTATAGTGAAGGTAAAAGTAGTTACCTGAAAGATCCTCCCGTGTATTTTGATGGAGGTAACTTTGCTCCAATGAATAGGAGGACATGCCTGAGTGAATACTTGCTGAGGGCGCATTGCTTGGTGTCATGGCCTGCTGCTTCAGGTATGGAGAGGCACCCGAGGATGTCCAGTGAGCTGTTGGACTTGTGTAAGGAGAATGGCACTCAATAGCACTAGCCATAGCTGGCGACGAAGGTACAGGGCTACTGCTGCTGTCAGGACCATAGTCCGCACTTGAGGACACAGGACAGCTGGCCATGTATGTAGAACCAGGGTTAGGGGACATATGTGGGACATGATGACCCCCGCTTAAGCCATCGTAGCCACTAGCCATAGAGTTTGTCATCATGTCTAAATTATAGCCATTACTATGACAGGCCAAAGAAGCCGGTGGGCCTTGGAAATCAAAGCCCTGGGGTAGTATAGAAGTGCTAAAACCTATGCCATTCATCATCCTGTACATTGGTTTCAGGGCTTGACATTTTCTTCTGAACCCTCTAGGTCTGCGACGGAAAGAGCCCTCCTCAAACATAAACTCACTTGCAGGATCTATAGTCCAGTAATGTCCCTTGCCGGGCCTCCCAAGTCCCTTTGGCAATTTGATAAAGCATTCATTAAGTGACAGGTTATGGCGTACAGAGTTTTTCCATCCCTGGTAGGATCCCCTGAAGAAAGGGAACCTGGCTTGCAAGAACTGGTAGATCTCGCTGAGGGTGAGTCTTTTGGTTGGAGAGCTCTGAATGGCCATGACTATGAGCGCAATATAAGAGTACGGAGGCTTCTCTGGTCGTCTAAGTCCTGAGTTAGACTTCTTGTTCTTAGAGGACGAGGAGGAGGATGAAGTCTCCATTGCTGTAGACTGTTGACTTATGAGGGCAGACTGCAGGGCCCCTGTGGTAGGGTTGGTTCTGAGAGGTGCAGGGGGGTCTAGGTGCTGGTTGGAAGTCTCTGTGGTCATTTGGAGGGACACAAATCACCAATCACACAGAATTGTAGGCACTCTGTGTGATGTGCTTAATAACGCAAAACAAAAACTGGAATTCTTGGAAGCTAGATGACCTATTTACCTCTTGCAGACTATAGAGGACATAAAATCCCCTGGCGATCAAGTGCAAGAGCTGGAAAGGCTGAGTGGCACTATCAGCTCAGGAAACAGCAGCAGCAGAAATCCAGGGGCTCAAATGTCTGCATAACTTCCTTTAGCTTGTGCAACAGCTTACTGTCTCTGCAAAGCAAGATGCAATCCTTATCTCAATAATCATCAGCTGAATCAATTCTGGACGTGGTGGGTACACTTAGTGCTTTAGTGACCCCCACCCGGTGGCCATCTCACCTTCTTTGCTTTCCCTAGAAGTGGGGGAAGCTCAGAAATGTTCAGGTTCTGTGTAAAATCCAGATCAGCCAAACAAAACTCGACCACCTATCAGTTTTCCAAatcgtgttctctctctctttctttttccttcttcAGACCCCCCTGATTTGGTCTCCGAAATGTACAGCAAAGAAAGCACCACCCCTTCCATCTGGACCATGTCCACTCGTCATCTGGGCAGGAGCTGCTGCACCCAATCCTCCTAGCTGCCTCCTATAAACACGCAATTACACCATTTATCAACCTGATTTAGACGTTTCAGTCAATACAGCCACACGCCAGCCTGCCAGACCCCCAGAAGGGAAAAACAAAGCCTGTCCTGTCAGGGTGTAGGATTAAGGACAGTGCTTAGGCTCAGGGAGATCTGCAGGTCCCGGAGACACTGTGGATGTTCAATCTCATTCAGTGCTAGAGAATCAGAAACAGGAGTTTGGGATAACAGGAAAGCAGGAAGTCTGAGAAAGGCTTAAAACGATTGGATATAGTCATCTCACTGTGCCACATTCTTAAACTGCTAAATAGGAATGCAGTggctatatttattaattaattacattTACAATACATAGATATAGATCAGTATAACAATACGATCTGCTGAATTAGGCGCAGGTTAAATGACAGCTTTATACTAGTGATACAATCTGTACACAATGTTAGACTGAACTTGAACTTGTGTGTAATGATCATTCAGGGTTTATTATAAatgcatctatctgtctgtctgtctgtctgtctattatctatctgtctatctatatattaatctatctatctatcgatctatctgtatgtctgtctgtgtctgtctatctgtctatctatctatctatctatctatctatctatctatctatctatctatctatctgtctgtctatcatctatctatctatctatctatcatctatctatctatctatctatctatctgtctatcatctatctatctatctatctatctatctatctatctatctatctatctatcatctatctatctctcatctatctatctattaatatctaatctatctatcatctatatatctatcatctatctatctatctatctatctatctatctatctatctatctatcatctatcatctatctatctatctatctatctatctatctatctatctatctatctatctatctttataactatctatatataatctatatctatctatccatctatctatcatctaccataTCTCTGTCTGTCTGAATTTAAAGTGAACTATAATGTAAAATgaatttgtgaaaaaataaa
This region includes:
- the FOXF2 gene encoding forkhead box protein F2, encoding MTTETSNQHLDPPAPLRTNPTTGALQSALISQQSTAMETSSSSSSSKNKKSNSGLRRPEKPPYSYIALIVMAIQSSPTKRLTLSEIYQFLQARFPFFRGSYQGWKNSVRHNLSLNECFIKLPKGLGRPGKGHYWTIDPASEFMFEEGSFRRRPRGFRRKCQALKPMYRMMNGIGFSTSILPQGFDFQGPPASLACHSNGYNLDMMTNSMASGYDGLSGGHHVPHMSPNPGSTYMASCPVSSSADYGPDSSSSPVPSSPAMASAIECHSPYTSPTAHWTSSGASPYLKQQAMTPSNAPSASIHSGMSSYSLEQSYLHQNTREDLSVALPRYQHHSSPVCDRKDFVLNFNGISSFHPSASSSYYHHHHHHQSVCQDIKPCVM